One Phoenix dactylifera cultivar Barhee BC4 chromosome 8, palm_55x_up_171113_PBpolish2nd_filt_p, whole genome shotgun sequence genomic window carries:
- the LOC113462098 gene encoding pseudo histidine-containing phosphotransfer protein 2-like — translation MEHSSSQSQVAYMKKSLVDQGYLDEQFYQLEELQDEASPNFVEEVVTLFFSDSSRLVASIEQALEKSPQDFHRLDSIMHQLKDSTLSIGALRVKNECTRFREYCDEEDLQGCQGSFQKVKREHAILKQKLEAYFQLLRQIGPAGATRPGN, via the exons ATGGAGCACTCTAGCTCGCAGAGCCAGGTTGCCTACATGAAGAAGAGCCTCGTTGATCAG GGATACCTAGATGAACAATTTTATCAACTAGAAGAGTTGCAAGATGAAGCAAGCCCAAATTTCGTGGAAGAAGTTGTGACTTTGTTCTTCAGTGACTCATCTAGATTGGTGGCCAGCATCGAGCAGGCTCT CGAGAAGAGCCCCCAAGATTTCCACAGGCTGGACTCAATCATGCACCAGTTGAAGGATAGTACTTTGAG CATTGGTGCTTTGAGGGTAAAGAACGAATGCACACGGTTCAGGGAATATTGTGACGAAGAAGATCTTCAAgg ATGCCAAGGATCATTCCAAAAGGTGAAGAGAGAGCATGCCATATTAAAACAGAAGCTGGAGGCTTATTTCCAG CTGCTAAGGCAAATAGGCCCAGCCGGAGCAACTCGTCCTGGCAACTGA